The Haliotis asinina isolate JCU_RB_2024 chromosome 2, JCU_Hal_asi_v2, whole genome shotgun sequence genomic interval GCCCAAAGACGTGTCTGAGAAAGAAGTGTAACAGTGATGGCACCTGCAAGGATGGCTGTAGGCCTGGTTTCTATGGACTGACGTGTAACGAGACATGTTCAAACTGTTACTCTTCTGGGTGCGACAGATTGTCGGGAAGATGTGACCAGTGTCGTCCAGGGACATGGGGGGACATGTGTGACCAAACCTGCAACAGTGGGTGTTACACTGAACGGGATGGCTCCACCAACTGTCACCGCGATACAGGAAAATGTTTAAGTGGATGTAAGGATGGTTGGTATGGAACACATTGTAATCGCAAATGCAACCCAGAATGTAAAACTGAATTGTGCTTTCGTGACGGCACCTGTTTCGAAGGCTGCAAAAATGGTTGGAAAGGGTCATCCTGTGACGAGAGAATGTGTTCTGTAAACTGTCTGAACGGTACCTGCAATAGGGATGGAAGATGTACACGTGGCTGCAAACTCGGTTTCCATGGTGACACCTGTGATAAGGAAAGGTGTTCCTCTTCAGAGTGTTACAAGATCAACCAGGATGAGTGTGATAATGGTTTCTACGGCGAAACGTGTGAATTGCCATGCAGCACCAACTGCAAAGCAGGGCCGGATAATCTGAAACGTTGCCACAAAGTCACTGGTAGCTGTACGCACGGATGTCTGACTGGATGGCACGGGGACCACTGTAACACAAGCTGCAAAAGACAAAGAAGTTTGGAGGTGGACAAGGGCGAAATACATTGCTCAGAACAACTGCATCAGTCAGGTTGGCTGCCACATTGACTTTGAATTCTCTTTTTTGTGGAACCAACAAAAGAAAGCTTTAAAGAATTTGCTTTCTGTTTCATAAATTTGGTGATTTTTTTTTCCAAACGTAATTAACCTTCACGATGTAACGAGATGTTGATTCTCATCTTGGCATCTACATTAAACATTTATGGTACTAGTGAAATGACTGATTGTTGATTGTGCTTTATATTGCAGCGGCTCATCAGAAGAAAGCGACTATGGCACTGTTACCTGTGATGTTGTGGAATCTACTAACCTAGCGGCATGGTGCCCGACATCCTCACCGCGTCATCTTGCTGGAGGGTACCCTAGTAGTCACACGGTTGTATCGAGACATCTAAACTGCACTTGGAAGGGTGTGGTTAGACGATGTTCTTGAGAATACTGTTTGACAGTCACAACCCATCATTATCCATTACGTCGAATTAATACTCAGTTTTTTCCATTTCACCCTTATTATCAGTGATCACCATGACAAGATTCGGTCCTAGCATCACATTCTGATGCTTTGATGCAGTAATTACTGGTACATCCTGATAAGATATACACACCCACTGCTTGGCAGTGTGTATGTAGAAAGCAACTGTAAATAGGACCAGATGCCagctgtgtactttcttttgtacctCAGTTTAGTTGTATCATCTTTGTCATCAGTAGTCGCCAGAGCCTTGGTCTACGTTGGTCTATCGTTCCAAATATGgtttatgtattttgatgtcCGTTCACAAATTCGTGAAATTTATGTTTGTGTATATAGAACTGTGATGTTAATACTTGTAAATGTTATAATTGTACTTTACACCGGATTATTCACATGGACGGCAAACAATAAACTCATGTGAAATATCTCAGTCTCTTCCTCAGTGTTTTGGGTGCTAGTCGTTGCGTTTTGACTCGATATGCGTTTCACTCCTATTACCAGTTGTTGCGGGgttttttgtggttttttttggGGAGTGTCtctttttaatgatagtttcttaCGACGGTTTACACCTGACACTAATGATACAGTAAATTAATACTGATATGTAAGGAGGGGTGTGTAGGTAGTACGTTGGAGTTAAGAAAACACCCTGCAATCAGATGTAAAATCAAAACAATATGTATCACTTAAGTGAACCTTGGAATCAACTTTGTCTTCAGACTGTCCGTGTTGCCACCATCCCTAACGTACAGTGCACAACCATGTGCACTTAAAGAACCCACGAATACTTGGCATTTTGACCAGATGGTAGCCACATGAATACgcacaaacacctagttgcctGTAAAACCACGTAAAGTAAACCCAGCTGTGAAGAGATTCCTGGTAAGGATGGGAAAACCACACTAACTTGGTGCTCCTAATGGCTGCAAGATTATgttcccaagggagttgagttTGATAATATGTTGAGCcgtttgagattgacatccagtggtGGAGGAGATAAACGCCTATTTGTGCATCTCTGCTGCATATACAAATatcatgatatttttttcaaattacaatTCAGTACGTAATTGTTTTGAAACAGTCCACTGCAACGTAATTCCTCTCAGTATACTGGATTTACAAACATATAGCATGTCCCCATTAATCGCTACTGTAAATAAGTACGAAAACACAACACGCCGTACGAAGTGTTTTGAAAACCGAGTTTCAAAATAGCAACTGTTCTCAAAAAGAAATCCTAATTTAAAATTCGGTAACAATTTACTTGCAATCTAAGAGGAATAAAATAACGAAAAGTATGACCATGCCAACAAATTCTGACGCATTTAGTCAAATAGACGAACATCAGTACGTGGTGTAGAACCCCTGGGACTGTTAGCATCGGTCAGTCTCCTTTTTTCACTAGCAATCAAGGGAGTAGCTACCATTAGAAAAAAACCGGGATTGCACATGATTGTTTCTGAAAAGGTATTGAAAACACACTATACTGTCTATTTATAACTTTATAACTTCATACAactttgcaacctatcgggtTTACTTGCTACGCGCCTGGCAATGAAGTGTCGCATAATATGCATCTTCTACCATTCCTCATGGAGTATTCCTCCGTTCCTGCAGACCTGGGATAGTAGGATCTCTAGTAGGATCTCTATCTCTAGCTACTTGCAATTGGCGTCCAAGGTAGTCCCAGTTCAATGGGGGTTAATATCGAGGTCATATCATAATGGTTCGATGGCGTTGTTGTAAGCATTTTTGTCCATAGCATATTGCACGCAGTGTAAATGTTTAGAAGTATTTGTGATCGggtacgaaagcctaatgctgccacttttgtagcataagatatttttttcaaagacaattctcgttacttcaattatttactagttgcttcgagtattttctcgttatttcaaatattttttcgttgcttcgattaatttctcgttacttcgagaattttctcgttacttcaagtttcagtcacaaacttgaaatttcgagtattttctcgttgcttcaagtttctttcaaaaacatgaaatttcgaatattttctcgttacttcaagtttctttcaaaaacttgaaatttcgaatattttctcgttgcttcaagtttcagtcaaaaacttgaaatttcgaatattttctcgttgcttcgattcctttttcttaatttctaagtttaatggaggtagcatgtatattttaggagatctgctccgagcaagatgacatcctcatagtcacagcctaagtcacatgtccatggatacagcaaaaaaataaaattcatatctgagtataaccatcaaatggcacatCTATGGATCATGCTTGGTACGTGTGGCAAATTTCATGAAGCTAGCGtgtatagtttaaggaaatcttcTCCAAACAACATGACACCCTCATatccacagcctaagtcacattTGGGAGGAAACCGCAAAAGGTTCATATCTGGGTTTAAACCCCAAATGGCAAACCTATCTATCATGCTTGATACGTGTTCCTAGTCTGATGAATttatcatgaatagtttaggaaatatgCTTGGGACGGTATCGACCCCCCAAAAGACAAaccacttaaaacaacacattttatggttggttgcagaaggcttaattaagctgtgtcgttgaaaattgtggtatgtgtcctgataaaaaagacaacattaggtttagaaatggttatacgacctctggccatatgaaactttcagtgttattgaaattgttcatttaatattttcaagaaaactgctTCGCCACATGTTGTATGTGGAGACTGGAAGCAAACCAATTCGTACtgatattcataccaaaatggtaTGCTTTTTGAGCAAATTGACTTCAGTCAAATCCTCAAAGTTATCGAATATATGCTTTCATTTCACAGTTAAGTCTTATTTGCGGTTCACTCCAAAATGACAGACCTCCTGTAAGATAAATTCAGTGACTACACTAGTTAGCTCAGCCATGCTCTCCACCCCTATTCCATTAATGAGTTCACTTGGAGTCAGTACATAGTATACAGTCTGTTCAATCTTGGAATTCAAGCAATACTCaatcatcaaaaggatttcatttcacaatgtatgaTATTGAACTTATTCCAGAACCTTATCTTAAATTAACCTTACAAAGTAGAAtttcactgagaaaatttaGGACAACAAATCATAGGTTACCAATGGAAACAGGGCGCTGtctgaatggtttgaaagaaagccgactttgtaatctttgtaaacaagccatatgtgacgaattccatgttttactaATATGCCCACCACTTGTCGAACAACAAcgaatgtcattttcaacaaaatattcctGTGTGAATCCCTctacctgtacatgtatttttctcatgaaatgtgaCTATCAACCACTCACTTtcaaattatccaaatatatgacacactgtgtcttttcaaatatatcatgtaaatatattaattatattcaCATGTACAGGTATGTTCTATGTTTcaccttttgtgtttttgagaaaagaatgaaaattctGTTTGTCCTTCTACCAGTCACTACAGAGtatagtaacaacacatttccatctTTCTTAGTTTACTTGTAATTAGAGTGAAAAGTAGTCGAGAACTGAGTTGCTTGAGAAGTTGAGAATGTTCTCAAGCACTTTTAATATAAAAAGtcttaatataaaaat includes:
- the LOC137274144 gene encoding scavenger receptor class F member 2-like, whose translation is MIFDMFHWLTIIHLALYGAASTGDSVITRCSDGCQERYGWLTCQACIGGCYGERCTQHCSNCDRDECHRHTGRCYRCKPGYYGEACDTSCPRHCWESTSKHHAFCDRHTGKCLQTCTEGYYGESCEQRCPSYCLHSICDKQTGHCLRGCQRDWTGSRCNDLCPKTCLRKKCNSDGTCKDGCRPGFYGLTCNETCSNCYSSGCDRLSGRCDQCRPGTWGDMCDQTCNSGCYTERDGSTNCHRDTGKCLSGCKDGWYGTHCNRKCNPECKTELCFRDGTCFEGCKNGWKGSSCDERMCSVNCLNGTCNRDGRCTRGCKLGFHGDTCDKERCSSSECYKINQDECDNGFYGETCELPCSTNCKAGPDNLKRCHKVTGSCTHGCLTGWHGDHCNTSCKRQRSLEVDKGEIHCSEQLHQSAAHQKKATMALLPVMLWNLLT